A DNA window from Capnocytophaga sp. ARDL2 contains the following coding sequences:
- a CDS encoding carboxy terminal-processing peptidase has product MKSLVEFMKKNYKILIVVVLAAVGLWSFVDNKKKSDNDDAVLIEMLLFVLQNAHYKPADLNDSFSEKVYTEYLKNLDPNKRFFLQSEIDQWAVYKHDLDNQLIKRETTFFDVSHTLLQKKLDETQKIYREILAKPFDFSKDETLETDSDKLSFAKTHAELKNRWQKQLKASVLASIEDKQKIEKGEKEDKKAKNKNEKLVEKKSDQPKSYEELEKEARESTLKNLDDYFDIVKEFSRKEWFAVYLNTVLEQFDPHTNYLAPDDKKKFEESMSGSMEGIGAQLRKKNDYIEITEVIAGGPAWRQGELENGDIIIKVAQGDEEPVDIAGKRLDNVIKLIKGKKGTVVKLTTKKVDGSIKVITIVRDKFEIEETYAKSTIIKTANGKYGMIYLPKFYVDFETRNNKNAFTDVKKELEKLKAQGIEGVIIDLRNNGGGSLQTVVDMVGLFIEQGPIVQVAKPNGAKEVLRDRDRSVLWDGPLVVMINSHSASASEIFAAAIQDYNRGIVVGSKSSFGKGTVQNLYNLNDLVRFNNKDFGSIKFTTQKFYRINGGSTQLKGVESDIVFPDRFLYIKSGEKDMDNALPWDKIEKTSYTPFTYNFAPILESSRNRIKGNVNFKLMEENAKWLNERKDETVISLNYDKFMKKSKELEDKNKEFNQLKDYKNSLKFSSLPDEVEKFANDTVLKSKRDKWHENLVSDIYMEETVQVLEDLKQLMK; this is encoded by the coding sequence ATGAAATCATTAGTAGAGTTTATGAAAAAGAATTATAAGATATTGATAGTAGTCGTTTTAGCGGCTGTGGGATTGTGGAGTTTTGTGGACAACAAGAAAAAATCAGACAATGACGACGCAGTTTTGATAGAAATGTTGTTGTTTGTATTGCAAAATGCACATTACAAACCTGCAGATTTAAACGACTCTTTTTCAGAGAAAGTTTATACAGAATATTTGAAAAACCTCGACCCAAATAAACGCTTTTTTCTCCAAAGCGAAATTGATCAATGGGCGGTTTACAAACACGATTTAGATAATCAATTAATCAAAAGAGAAACAACCTTTTTTGATGTTTCGCATACATTATTGCAAAAGAAATTAGACGAAACTCAAAAAATATATCGTGAGATTTTGGCAAAACCATTTGATTTTTCAAAAGACGAAACTTTGGAAACAGATTCAGATAAATTGTCGTTTGCAAAGACTCATGCTGAATTGAAAAATCGTTGGCAAAAACAATTGAAAGCCTCTGTTTTGGCAAGTATTGAGGACAAGCAAAAAATAGAAAAAGGCGAAAAAGAGGATAAAAAAGCTAAAAATAAAAACGAGAAATTAGTCGAAAAAAAGTCAGATCAACCTAAATCGTATGAAGAATTGGAAAAAGAAGCGAGAGAATCTACTTTGAAAAATTTGGACGATTATTTCGACATTGTAAAAGAGTTTTCTCGCAAAGAATGGTTTGCTGTATATCTGAATACAGTATTGGAGCAATTTGACCCTCATACCAATTATTTGGCACCCGACGATAAAAAGAAATTTGAAGAAAGCATGTCGGGATCGATGGAAGGAATCGGAGCTCAATTGCGTAAGAAAAACGACTACATCGAAATCACAGAAGTAATCGCTGGTGGACCGGCATGGCGACAAGGCGAATTGGAAAACGGCGACATCATTATTAAAGTAGCACAAGGCGACGAAGAGCCTGTGGATATTGCAGGAAAGCGATTGGACAATGTCATCAAACTCATCAAAGGGAAAAAAGGTACAGTGGTAAAATTGACTACCAAAAAAGTAGATGGTTCTATAAAAGTAATTACCATTGTTCGTGATAAGTTTGAAATTGAAGAAACTTATGCAAAATCTACGATAATCAAAACTGCCAATGGTAAATACGGAATGATTTATTTGCCAAAGTTTTATGTAGATTTTGAAACACGCAACAACAAAAACGCCTTTACCGATGTGAAAAAAGAGTTGGAAAAACTCAAAGCTCAAGGTATAGAAGGTGTAATTATCGATTTGAGAAACAACGGCGGAGGTTCATTGCAAACTGTGGTGGACATGGTCGGATTGTTTATAGAGCAAGGACCTATTGTGCAAGTTGCTAAACCCAACGGAGCTAAAGAAGTGTTGAGAGATCGCGATAGAAGTGTGCTTTGGGATGGACCGTTGGTGGTGATGATCAACAGTCATTCGGCATCGGCATCGGAGATTTTTGCGGCGGCGATTCAGGATTACAACCGCGGAATTGTTGTAGGTTCAAAGAGTTCGTTTGGAAAAGGAACAGTACAAAATCTATACAATCTCAATGATTTGGTACGATTCAACAACAAAGATTTTGGATCGATAAAATTTACTACACAAAAATTTTATCGCATCAACGGAGGTTCTACACAGTTGAAAGGTGTAGAAAGTGATATCGTATTCCCAGATCGCTTTTTGTACATAAAATCAGGAGAAAAAGATATGGATAATGCCTTGCCGTGGGACAAAATCGAAAAGACGAGCTATACGCCGTTTACCTACAATTTTGCACCGATTTTAGAAAGTAGTCGCAACCGTATCAAAGGCAATGTAAACTTCAAATTGATGGAGGAAAATGCTAAATGGCTCAACGAGAGAAAAGATGAAACCGTAATTTCTTTGAATTACGACAAATTCATGAAAAAATCGAAAGAATTAGAAGACAAAAATAAAGAATTCAACCAATTGAAAGATTATAAAAACTCGTTGAAATTTAGCTCATTACCAGATGAAGTAGAAAAATTTGCCAACGACACCGTGTTGAAATCAAAACGTGACAAATGGCACGAAAACCTTGTTTCGGATATTTATATGGAAGAAACAGTGCAAGTACTCGAAGATTTAAAACAATTGATGAAATAA
- a CDS encoding NADH-quinone oxidoreductase subunit B: MSESTNIKQVAAPEGYAGEGFFATKLSDLVGLARANSLWPLPFATSCCGIEYMATMAATYDIARFGSERMSFSPRQADVLMVMGTISKKMAPILRQVYEQMAEPRWVISVGACACTGGIFDTYSVLQGIDKVIPVDVYVPGCPPRPEQILDGILQLQEIVKNESVYRRSSEEYKKLLDSYNIK; this comes from the coding sequence ATGAGCGAATCTACAAACATAAAACAAGTTGCAGCTCCAGAGGGGTATGCGGGTGAAGGTTTTTTTGCTACAAAATTGAGCGATTTGGTTGGTTTGGCAAGAGCAAATTCTCTTTGGCCATTGCCTTTTGCTACTTCGTGTTGTGGTATCGAATACATGGCTACGATGGCTGCTACTTACGACATTGCTCGTTTTGGTTCTGAGCGTATGAGTTTTTCGCCGCGTCAGGCCGATGTATTGATGGTAATGGGTACAATTTCAAAAAAAATGGCACCTATTTTACGCCAAGTATATGAGCAAATGGCAGAACCTCGTTGGGTAATCTCTGTAGGTGCCTGTGCATGTACAGGGGGGATTTTCGATACATATTCTGTATTACAAGGTATCGATAAAGTAATCCCAGTAGATGTGTATGTGCCAGGATGTCCGCCAAGACCAGAGCAAATCCTCGATGGTATTTTGCAATTGCAAGAAATTGTGAAAAACGAATCCGTGTATAGACGCAGCTCTGAAGAATATAAAAAATTGTTGGACTCATACAATATCAAATAA
- a CDS encoding NADH-quinone oxidoreductase subunit C, whose protein sequence is MGLDNQRIQDILSRKFTTQVGEFHELEGMLVVEVSPKFSYEVLSFLKNDEELKFNFLTDVCGVHYPDYEEERQFCVVYHLHSWYNNIRLRVKCYVSAANPEVESVVSLFPGANWQERETYDFFGIKFKNHPQLKRILNMDEMESFPLRKEFPMEDQGRTDKDDRFFGRTGPNC, encoded by the coding sequence ATGGGATTAGATAATCAACGAATTCAAGATATATTGAGTAGAAAATTTACTACACAAGTAGGCGAATTTCACGAATTGGAAGGCATGTTGGTGGTAGAAGTATCACCCAAATTTTCTTATGAAGTATTGTCGTTTTTGAAAAATGACGAAGAGTTGAAATTCAACTTTCTTACCGATGTATGCGGAGTACATTATCCAGATTATGAGGAAGAAAGACAGTTTTGTGTAGTATATCATTTGCACAGTTGGTACAACAACATTCGCTTGAGAGTAAAATGTTATGTATCGGCGGCAAATCCAGAGGTGGAAAGTGTGGTTTCGTTGTTTCCAGGAGCCAATTGGCAGGAAAGAGAAACCTATGATTTTTTTGGAATAAAATTCAAAAATCATCCACAGTTGAAGAGAATTTTGAATATGGATGAAATGGAATCTTTCCCATTAAGAAAAGAATTCCCTATGGAAGATCAAGGTAGAACAGATAAAGACGACCGTTTCTTTGGTCGTACAGGTCCAAATTGTTAA
- a CDS encoding NADH-quinone oxidoreductase subunit D, which yields MSELLLKPEDRFQKEIIRSKEEDGVELSVLNLGPTHPATHGIFQNILLMDGEKVIDGEGTVGYIHRAFEKIAENRPFYQINVLTDRLNYCSSPINNTGWWMTVEKALGIEIPKRVQYLRVIIMELARIADHIICSSVMGVDTGALTGFLYVMQYREKIYEIYEEICGARLTTNMGRIGGFEREWSETAWKKIHEFLDEFPAVWKEFEDMLTRNRIFMDRTIGAGAIDAEKAMGYGFTGPNLRAAGVDYDVRVASPYCSYEDFEFDIPVGQNGDCYDRFCVRNAEVWESLKIIRQAIDKMPEGPYHADVPEYYLPPKEEVYNNMEALIYHFKIVMGEIPVPNTEVFHSVEGGNGELGFYLITNGSRVPYRLHFRRPCFIYYQAFTDIIKGRSLSDAIITMSSMNVIAGELDA from the coding sequence ATGTCAGAATTATTATTAAAACCAGAAGATAGATTTCAGAAAGAAATCATAAGAAGTAAAGAAGAAGACGGAGTAGAATTGTCGGTTCTAAACTTAGGACCTACTCACCCAGCTACTCACGGAATCTTTCAAAATATACTTTTAATGGATGGTGAAAAGGTAATCGATGGTGAGGGTACTGTTGGGTACATTCACCGTGCGTTTGAAAAAATTGCAGAAAACAGACCTTTTTATCAAATCAATGTATTGACCGACCGCTTGAACTATTGTTCGTCGCCAATCAACAACACAGGTTGGTGGATGACGGTAGAAAAAGCCTTGGGCATAGAAATTCCAAAACGCGTACAATACTTGCGTGTGATTATTATGGAATTGGCTCGTATTGCAGACCACATTATTTGTAGTTCGGTGATGGGGGTAGATACAGGAGCTCTTACAGGATTCTTGTATGTAATGCAATACCGTGAAAAAATTTATGAAATATACGAAGAAATCTGTGGTGCACGTCTTACAACCAATATGGGGCGTATCGGAGGTTTTGAAAGAGAGTGGAGCGAAACAGCGTGGAAAAAAATCCATGAATTTTTAGACGAATTTCCAGCAGTTTGGAAAGAGTTTGAAGATATGCTTACACGAAACAGAATTTTTATGGATCGTACCATTGGTGCAGGAGCTATCGATGCCGAAAAAGCAATGGGTTACGGATTTACAGGTCCTAACCTTCGTGCAGCAGGGGTAGATTACGATGTGCGTGTGGCGAGTCCGTATTGTTCGTACGAGGATTTTGAATTTGACATTCCAGTAGGGCAAAACGGAGACTGTTACGACCGTTTCTGTGTGAGAAATGCCGAGGTATGGGAAAGTTTGAAAATCATCAGACAGGCAATCGACAAAATGCCAGAAGGTCCATACCACGCAGATGTACCAGAGTATTATTTACCACCAAAAGAAGAGGTGTACAACAATATGGAAGCCTTGATTTATCACTTCAAAATCGTAATGGGAGAAATTCCAGTGCCAAATACAGAAGTGTTTCATTCGGTAGAAGGAGGAAACGGAGAATTAGGTTTCTATTTGATTACCAACGGAAGTAGAGTGCCCTATCGTTTGCATTTCCGCAGACCGTGTTTCATTTATTACCAAGCCTTTACCGATATTATCAAAGGAAGAAGCCTTTCTGACGCCATTATCACTATGTCGAGTATGAATGTGATTGCAGGAGAATTGGATGCGTAA
- the nuoE gene encoding NADH-quinone oxidoreductase subunit NuoE, translating to METTKKYHQTINMTPELMSRIQELISHYPEGKQKSALLPVLHEVQDAHDNWLSVELQNKVAELLNIKPIEVYEVVTFYTMFNQKPMGKYMFEFCVTSCCAINKAEDMMEYTCEKLGVKEGQVTEDGLFSVVGVQCLGACGYAPMMQVGDFYHEHLTKEKIDQIIADCREGKVILHDK from the coding sequence ATGGAAACAACGAAAAAATATCATCAAACTATCAATATGACACCTGAATTGATGTCGCGTATTCAGGAATTGATTAGTCATTATCCAGAAGGAAAACAAAAATCTGCTTTGTTGCCCGTATTACACGAGGTACAAGATGCTCACGACAACTGGTTGAGCGTAGAATTGCAAAACAAAGTAGCCGAACTATTGAACATCAAACCGATAGAAGTTTACGAAGTGGTGACATTTTATACTATGTTCAACCAAAAACCTATGGGGAAATATATGTTTGAATTTTGTGTAACTTCTTGTTGTGCCATAAACAAAGCCGAGGATATGATGGAATATACTTGCGAAAAATTGGGCGTAAAAGAAGGACAAGTTACCGAAGACGGTCTATTTTCAGTAGTAGGTGTACAATGTTTGGGAGCTTGTGGATATGCACCGATGATGCAAGTGGGCGATTTTTATCACGAACACCTTACAAAGGAAAAAATTGACCAAATCATCGCAGATTGTAGAGAAGGAAAAGTAATTTTACACGATAAATAA
- the nuoF gene encoding NADH-quinone oxidoreductase subunit NuoF, translating into MGRKILLEKINIPGIKTYEVYRQNGGYASVEKALKQMTPDEITEEVKTSGLRGRGGAGFPVGLKWSFIDKKSGNPRHLVCNADESEPGTFKDRFLMEYIPHLLIEGMIVSSYALGANLSYIYIRGEYMWVFKTLERAIKEAYAAGWLGKNILGSGFDFDLYVHCGGGAYICGEETALIESLEGKRGNPRIKPPFPAVKGLWQNPTVVNNVESISSVPWIVLNSGEEYAKIGVGRSTGTKLISASGHIKNPGVYEIELGLSVEEFMNSDEYLGGMIDDRPLKALIPGGSSVPILPQPLIYKTANGEDRLMTYESLSDGGFQTGSMLGSGGFIVYNDTACIVRNTWNFSRFYHHESCGQCSPCREGTGWLEKILWRIENGQGTIDDIDLLWDIQSKIEGNTICPLGDAASWPVAAAIRHFREEFEYHVKFPEKIKNRDHFTHEPFEKVKHLVKG; encoded by the coding sequence ATGGGAAGAAAGATATTATTAGAAAAAATAAATATTCCGGGTATCAAAACCTATGAAGTATATCGCCAAAACGGTGGATATGCTTCTGTTGAAAAAGCCTTGAAACAAATGACTCCAGACGAAATCACAGAAGAGGTGAAAACTTCTGGATTGCGTGGTCGTGGAGGTGCAGGTTTCCCTGTAGGATTGAAATGGAGTTTTATAGATAAAAAGTCTGGAAATCCACGCCATTTGGTGTGTAATGCCGATGAATCTGAACCGGGAACTTTCAAAGACCGCTTCCTTATGGAATACATTCCTCACTTGTTGATTGAGGGAATGATTGTGTCTTCGTATGCATTAGGGGCAAACTTGTCGTACATCTATATTCGTGGAGAATATATGTGGGTGTTCAAGACTTTGGAAAGAGCAATAAAAGAAGCCTACGCTGCAGGGTGGTTAGGAAAAAATATCTTAGGGTCTGGATTTGACTTCGATTTGTATGTTCACTGTGGTGGAGGTGCTTATATCTGTGGAGAAGAAACTGCCCTTATCGAATCATTGGAAGGAAAAAGAGGAAATCCTCGTATCAAACCACCGTTTCCAGCGGTAAAAGGTTTGTGGCAAAATCCTACTGTGGTAAATAATGTAGAATCTATTTCTTCAGTACCTTGGATTGTATTAAACTCTGGGGAAGAATACGCAAAAATAGGAGTAGGTCGTTCTACAGGAACAAAATTGATTTCGGCATCAGGACACATCAAAAATCCTGGAGTATATGAAATCGAATTGGGATTGAGCGTAGAAGAATTTATGAATTCTGATGAATATTTGGGAGGAATGATCGACGACCGACCATTGAAAGCCTTGATTCCTGGAGGATCGTCTGTGCCAATTTTACCACAGCCTTTGATTTACAAAACAGCCAATGGCGAAGACCGTTTGATGACTTATGAATCGCTTTCAGACGGAGGATTCCAAACGGGGTCAATGTTGGGGTCTGGAGGGTTTATCGTATATAACGACACTGCTTGTATCGTGCGAAATACTTGGAATTTCTCAAGATTTTACCACCACGAAAGTTGCGGACAATGTTCGCCATGTAGAGAAGGTACAGGTTGGTTGGAAAAAATCCTTTGGAGAATAGAAAACGGACAAGGTACAATAGACGATATCGATTTGTTGTGGGATATTCAAAGCAAAATCGAAGGAAATACCATTTGTCCGTTGGGAGATGCCGCATCGTGGCCAGTGGCAGCTGCAATCAGACACTTTAGAGAAGAGTTTGAATACCATGTGAAATTCCCAGAAAAAATCAAAAACAGAGACCATTTTACACACGAACCATTTGAAAAGGTGAAACATTTGGTGAAAGGGTAA
- a CDS encoding 2Fe-2S iron-sulfur cluster-binding protein has protein sequence MKVTIDGIEIEVEPGTTVLQAARMIGGDVVPPAMCYYSKLQGTGGNCRACLVEISKGSEADPRPMPKMMPSCKTGVMDGMEVKVKTSDRAMEARKAVTEFLLINHPLDCPVCDQAGECDLQNLSFKHGVGKTRFTEEKRTFEPENIGDKIQLHMNRCILCYRCVHTAEQICGERNHGVLNRGDHAQISTYVSAAIDHEMSGNMIDVCPVGALTDKTFRFKSRVWFNKPFNAHRECDKCCGKTTLWMFGNEVQRVTARKDEFHEVEDFICNECRFDHKDVNDWVIEGPRKFEKFSVINQNNYTRDMKKVEINTEKQILLGREQDRKKISMKAVPYKNNKE, from the coding sequence ATGAAAGTAACAATAGACGGAATAGAAATAGAAGTAGAACCAGGTACAACAGTATTACAAGCCGCAAGAATGATAGGCGGAGATGTAGTACCACCTGCTATGTGCTATTATTCAAAATTGCAAGGTACAGGAGGAAATTGCCGTGCGTGTTTGGTAGAAATATCAAAAGGTAGCGAGGCAGATCCTCGTCCAATGCCAAAAATGATGCCTTCGTGCAAAACGGGGGTGATGGACGGTATGGAAGTGAAGGTAAAAACTTCCGACAGAGCCATGGAAGCGAGAAAGGCAGTTACAGAATTTTTGTTGATCAACCATCCATTAGATTGTCCGGTGTGCGATCAAGCAGGAGAATGTGATTTGCAAAATCTTTCGTTTAAGCATGGTGTGGGAAAAACACGCTTTACAGAAGAAAAGCGAACTTTCGAACCAGAAAATATCGGCGATAAAATCCAATTGCACATGAACCGTTGTATCTTGTGTTATCGTTGTGTGCATACTGCCGAGCAAATTTGCGGAGAGAGAAACCACGGGGTGCTAAACCGTGGAGACCACGCCCAAATTTCTACTTATGTATCGGCGGCCATCGACCACGAAATGTCTGGAAATATGATTGATGTGTGTCCTGTAGGGGCATTGACAGACAAAACTTTCCGTTTCAAATCTCGTGTTTGGTTCAACAAGCCTTTCAATGCTCATAGAGAGTGTGATAAATGTTGCGGAAAAACTACTTTGTGGATGTTTGGAAACGAAGTTCAACGAGTAACCGCAAGAAAAGACGAATTTCACGAAGTAGAAGATTTTATCTGCAACGAATGTCGTTTCGACCATAAAGATGTAAACGATTGGGTAATCGAAGGACCTCGTAAATTTGAAAAATTCTCGGTAATCAACCAAAATAATTACACGAGAGATATGAAAAAAGTAGAAATCAATACGGAAAAACAAATACTATTAGGACGCGAACAAGATCGCAAAAAAATCAGTATGAAAGCCGTACCTTACAAAAACAATAAAGAATAA